A single genomic interval of Roseovarius nanhaiticus harbors:
- a CDS encoding phosphatase PAP2 family protein → MSLFFLLLRRWSSALYMMITVGGGILISSFAKDFFGRPRPDLVPHESIVHTASFPSGHSMMAAIVYLTLGVLIARVQPKFILKLYVMIVASVLTLCVGISRIYMGVHWPTDVAAGWLAGGAWAMICLIVARILAQRGHIEEEVVEEAG, encoded by the coding sequence ATGTCGTTGTTTTTTCTGCTGCTGCGCCGGTGGAGTTCGGCGCTCTACATGATGATCACCGTTGGTGGGGGCATCTTGATCAGCAGTTTCGCCAAGGATTTCTTCGGTCGCCCGCGACCTGACCTCGTGCCCCACGAGTCGATCGTTCATACCGCCAGCTTTCCATCGGGCCACTCCATGATGGCCGCGATCGTGTACCTGACGCTGGGCGTTCTGATCGCCCGAGTGCAGCCCAAATTCATCCTGAAGCTCTACGTCATGATCGTGGCAAGCGTTCTGACGCTGTGCGTGGGTATCAGCAGAATCTACATGGGCGTTCATTGGCCCACCGATGTCGCGGCAGGCTGGCTTGCCGGGGGGGCGTGGGCGATGATCTGTCTGATTGTGGCCCGCATCCTGGCGCAGCGCGGACATATCGAGGAAGAAGTCGTCGAAGAGGCCGGATAA